Genomic window (Marasmius oreades isolate 03SP1 chromosome 3, whole genome shotgun sequence):
TTTCAACAGTAACATACGATCCAGTTTGGCTCCAGACATTAAGCGGTGAAGGATTATCTTTGCAGCTATTCGCAAAATAACCACATGGGTTGGTCTATGAGAAAACCATGGTCAACGATCGAGCAGCGGTCAAGCAAAATATGTGTAAACCTGGTAGATATAATATTGAAGAACTGTAATGACATAAATCTTAGTTGTTTGCTACTTCTCAACGGCTGAGAGCTCACCTGCAGCCCAAATCATGGCTGATGTACCGCAAAGAAAACCGCAAGTAATTCGCCTCAAGGCGGAGAACTTGATGCCCGCTTTGCGCATAGCAGGATATACCTGGACAATGCAGAGTAATCATGAGCAAAGAAATATCCGGTTTCCTAAGAGGTAACGCACTAAGAGATCCAATATCGGAATGATTATGATGAGTGCAAAAGGATTCAAGTTCGACAAAACATCATTGGGTACGCCATGAGTAGACATTGTAGCTGCCTGAGATGTCAGATTGTTGTTGATTTGTCCGTAAGTGAGCCCTAGTAAGTTGTAAGTCACTTCACTGCACGATACCAGCGCTAAGCACTCACAGTAAAGAGGGTACCAGACGAAGACACCACATGCTTTCACCCCGCGTCGGACTTCTTCGACCCAAATGTCATCGAAGGTCATCCAAGCAGGTTTTTGACCGACCTGCTTGCTTGGCTTTGCTTGCTCCCAAAAGTCGGGAGCTTTGAAGTTCTTGTACAAGCGAATCGGATTGAGACTCCAGCGTCCCTTTGCGGCCAAACCGAACAGACGAAGGGCAGTTGCTAGAACGGATCCGGTAGGAGGAGAGCGAACATAATGTTTTCTCCTCACAAATAACACCAAAGGACACATGAGGAAGACACAGGTGGGAAGTGTGAATGCGAGCCAAAAACCGACAAACTGAACAGGAATGGACGTTGGTGTGCCAACATCCGGATACTGCATAAACTCACCTTCTCGGCATAAGTCATGGCAATTTGGCCGATAAGAGATCCAATATTTGTGAACAAGTAGAAGTACTGAAGACTTGGTGAGTTCCTTGCAAAGACGGGGTTCACATGTTACTCCTTACCATGTATACTCGAGTTATGGTATGCGCTGGATCGACGATAACACGCTCGCCAGTGTCGAGAGTGACCACGAATAGTTTGGTTCGCTTATACTGCTCAGCGATGAGGGGGGAGACATTGGATTTGAAGAGACCAGTCCCTGAAATACCTGTGTGAGATTCACTTGATCTGCTTCGACACTCTTTTCGCTTACCGAGTCCAGTAACAACCATTCCAACTGCGAAACACCCGATTGCACCACTTTTCTCGACAACCCCAGGAACCGATGAGATAATGATAATGATATGGCCGAGCATGGCAATTGCGAGGCCTAAATATATCGTATTGAAACGACCAAGATGTGTGTCCGCAATATAGCCTCCCAATAATGGGGTAACATAAGCCCAGAACGAATAAAAAGTCGTGAGGCCGGTGGAAGCTTGTTGACCTTTTCCAAGAGCACCTGATTGGCCATTTAGACCACCAGCACCTGTGCGTGAGCCATCGGGTAGAGGCCACTGAATAAAGTTGGTCTGCAATGAAATCGTCGTAAAAATAACGCTGAGGCAGACCGAATGCAGGACGCACAAAGACAACAGAGGTGCCATAGTACTGTCAAAACATCTAGTCAGGTTTACTGATCGACAAAGCCAGATATGTAGATAAGCTTACCGAAAATCGTTCCGCCATTTCAACAAGGGCAATGACTAAAGATTCAACGTCTGACGGTTACGAAGCACAATTAGGTGTAGAAGAACTCACGGTACGAATTCCATGGTACACTGTCGGCAACCCGTCTCAAGGTAAGTCTCTCCTCATCCGTAGGAAATTCGAGGCCGTCGTGAATACCGTCGAGCTCCGGTTCATCCGCAGACGAGGACGATAACGGGGAGTTGGAATTATCCTTCTTTATCTCTGCTTCATCATGAAGGGATGCCTCATGTACAGCAGCAAACTCAGTCCGATCTGTAGCCATTTTCCAGCAGGACCAAGTAATCGGGACCAAAAGCTTGGAAGAGACTTGGAGGGCTTGGGTACAGTCAAGGCCTAGTCAAGAGAGAGTCAAGAGCGGGGGTCAAGACTTGAGTTACGTTGGGTGGAGCTAAACGGCTTTTCATACTCAGGTTCTCTCCTTTTCTGGACCGCACCGTATGGAGGACTTAGACCGATAAATTGAATACTCGTTTCCCGTTTCCATGTGATGCCAATATCGCAAGTTGAACTGATAGTACAAGCTCCACGGGAAGTCGCGTGGACGGCGGGAGTAGGTAAGTACTAGTGTAAGTTTCATCAGCGCGGGCGGTTAATAATAGTGACCACGCCGGCACGTGACAATTCGTTTCGTTGCATGTCCAGTCGATTTCCAACTATACGACTCTGTAGACCTCTGTTTCTCACCGCTCGACATATTCAAACTTTTCGTCACCCAGTTTATGGCCGCGGTCCTTTTCACTGGCTCCCAATGACTCCCCCAAGCCCAAAAATAGGTCAAGTTCGGCCTCCACCTGAAAGCGACCAGGAATCTTTGTACCCTGGAAAACGACCGAGaacagagaaagagaaaacatCATCTAAATCCTCTCAAAAGACTCACAAGCTTGTCAAGAAGAGTGAGAAGAGATTGAAAAAGCAACGTGAACATCAACCGGAACTGTGTTCGCCTGAACACGTTCAGTGGCTAGATATCGTCAATCTACTTGGGGAAGATGTCGTCAACGACGCGATCGAAGAGGGCAAAGAGTTTCAGTCGCCGTTTGCTTTTCACGAGGTGGTGGAGTTGGAGGTGAAAGCAATATGTTCCAACGGTACGCCCCTGTTGATTATTAAATACAACGACAGGGAATCATATTCTGTCTTGGGTAGGCGATGGATTGGCACAATCAGACACCGTTCACGCACCACCATGGGTTGTCGTTGTCCCTTTTTCTCTCCCGGGAGAACGCGTTCGCGTGAAGATCTTCAAGAACAACCGAATGCATTCTGTCGCCGACTTCATTGAAATCCTTCGGCCCAATACTGAATTGCGAGACGATAGCAGAGTGCAGTGCCGTTATTTCTCCAAATGCGGTGGCTGTCAGTATCAAGTAGATACATTTACTTCAACGACCTACAACCTGCTAAAGGGGAACTAGATGCTATCGTACGAAAGGCAACTCGAGTTCAAACGTAATGTGGTGGCGAAGGCGTATAAGAACTACTCTAGTTTGTTATCCCTTCGTGATTTATTTGATCATTACTCATACCACTTATTGACAGCCCTTATAGAATGCCAAATCCCACCGATACAGCCCACCATACCTTCACCTTTGCAATATGGGTATCGGACAAAGATTACTCCCCATTTCCAAGCTCCTCCCTCCAGACTCGACCGCGAagttttgaagaaagaagtAGTTGACGGAAGAGTACCGGACTGGTTGAAAATCGGTTTCAATCTCCAAGGTCAAAACAAGGTTCTCGATATTGAGGTTCGCCATGGAAACACCGATTATCTACTCTTCTTGCTTAATGTTCTTGTAGGAGTGTCCCATCGCTACGCCTGTTTTGAATGAGGCCCTCCCAAGCGTCAGGCAAAATATCTACGAGTAAGCATAATCTGTTTCTCACTCACTTCTTCCTGACAAATCCCAGGAcaatacatacatacaagAAGGGCGCTACCCTTCTTCTCAGAGAGTCGCTTGATGCAACTGGAAAGACTGACCACAAAAAGTGCATCACTTCAAATCACGCCTCTGTCAGGGAAACAGTCGGAGATTTCACATTTGAATACCTTGCCAGCTCCTTTTTTCAAAACAACAACAGCGTTCTGTCCTCTCTGACGACTTACGTCCGTGATACCGTATTCTCCCTCTATCCTCCCGACGATTCCTCACGTCCGACACACCTAATTGATACATATTGCGGGTCGGGCTTGTTTGCTATCACGCTCTCTCCTTATTTTTCCTCAATCGCAGGCATCGAAATCTCGGGGGACTCCATTCTCTACGCGAATCATAATGCACGGATAAATAATATTCCTCCCGAGAAGATATCCTTCAGGAAAGGCGATGCGTCGGATATTTTTCAGACCGTCTCCGATTTCCCTCCGGAGAAGACGGTCATGGTCATCGACCCACCGCGAAAAGGATGTGACGATGCATTCATTCAGCAGCTTCTGAACTTCCGGTGCCAACTTGTTGCATATGTTAGCTGTAATGTTCATACTCAAGCTCGGGACGTGGGCAAAATTCTCAAGGCTACGCAGGGTGAAGGAACGGGGAGGAGATATGTGTTGGAATCTTTGAGCGGGTTTGACCTGTTCCCTCAGACGGCCCATGTTGAGTCGGTGGCTATCATGAGGCTCGTCTAAAGTCTTTTCACCTCTACAGTCTCTATACATCTACAATAAGTACTGCATAAACCTATCTCTAATAGTGTACGTGCAATGCTACTAATCACTTCTTAATGACCATGGTTCGATTGTTGAAGACAGGGCTATACCACGCAGCGACACTCTCCCCTCGAGGTGCAACATGCATGAGATGCACCAGAACTCGCGAATTGTCACGCCAACTCGATGGTCTCCTTATGCTTGAACTTACGACCTGCACGATCTGCTGACCGAAACCTAAACTGGTTGCCATACAACTCAAATTCCATGTGCGGGACATCCGACACGGAAGTGTCAGTTATAGTCGGCACAGGGAAGGCATTATTGGGTTTATGTGTGGGAGGTAAAGTTGAGTATACTGGCACTGCAAAAACAAAAATGGAGTTCTGTTTCGGTATCACTGCAGAAGTCATGTTAGGGTGAGATATTGGAATCCACGGATTACACTCAACGCTTTACTTCATCACGACGAGTGACAACTCGTATGGCATTCTCCGATTCGTGGATGACAATACCGGAGATTCCGATGAGTGAAGGACATTTACTTTGGCGAACTATTGAGCTACATATAAGTACTCAGGGATGAAAGAGCGAAGGATCGGTTTTACCTGTCATGAGTGAACCATGGAAGTCGGCCTTTACCAGTTTTGCGTGCATGCCCGCCGTACTAGGGACGTCCTTGATGTTGGGTGGCCGGTTTGAGGGACCTTCTTGTGGCAGTCCCAGTAGCTCAGACATGTATCCCATCCACAACTGGTGTAGTGGAAGAAACAACTTGAATCTAGTGGTCCTGAAGTCAAAGACCCCGCCAATGTTACAGTTGTAAACTTACTTGGCCTGACTGTCATCCAGTTTCCACACACCTTTCTTCTTTGCCTCCCTTCGACCCATGATCCCCACCTTCTTCTGCTTGTAAGCCGTCCTCCGTTGACGCTTTTTTTCCCGATCCTTTCTGATGTGACTTCCTCGCACAGGGTTTTCGAGTAGTATCCTCCGCTCATGAACCCGGCTTGCGTATATTTCACTCGGGTCGGAGGCTTGAGTCACTGATGACTGCACGAAGGTTGGTACGAATGGTTGCGCGGTGGTAAGTTTGAGACGTTGACCCTGGTTGAAGTCTTTGAGTAATCTAACGACCTGCTGTGAGCAAACACCGTACCGTCATGTCAAAGCAGCTTTTATATATCGCAAGGGTGACATTGGACGAGCTAGATGCCATGATGATTGATAAGATGAAGGTGTAAAGATGTTTATAAATCCCTTCTCAAACGATTTGGCTAGTGCACCCGCGATTAGGTCCCACGAGTTTTTAGCAAAGCATATTAGCATGAGACGTGTCGAACCTTTTTAGCGTAGCATATTAGCATTGCTAATTAGCCACTAATTAGCAAAAAAAATTGAGGGAGAAATTTTCATCAAATTAGGCCTTTTTTGGCTCTACGCCCGTCGCCGACTCTATGCTGCTATAATCTATGGTACAAATGACATCCAATGGGAATAGCATCCTCCATGGTGATTTATTGTCCCATCCTTCCCATTCATCACCGATAGACcaggaaaagagaagaggATGGAGGGTCTCCATTTCCGAGTATAATGGGAGGGCATTTGGTAGGTTACTCATTAGAACTTTAGCCGGTGGAGGTCTTTTGCCTTCTCGACTTCCATTTGTTGAGCTTGAACACAAGAAAGTACCAGCAAAGGCCGAGAGACGCGTTCTGAACGCGACAGGATTTAACACTGCCACTCACACGTGACACTTTCACGCCACATGGAATTGAAAGTGTGAGCAAATTTTCTCAAAACTGCTTAAAGAATGTTTGTACATCTAAAGGAGCGCTGTGAACCCTAATTAGCAATAAGTAACCTAATTAGCGTCAAATATTTGAGGGTTCTAGGGATACTGCTAATTAGCATTGCTAATAACTTTGACCTAATCGCGGGTGCACTAGATTTGGCACCTTTTGGCACACGGTCCGAGACGAGCCGACCCCTCTTCAAAAGAGTACACAAGCATCTCGCAAGCATCCTTAATTCTACGATACGATTGTTCATTCAAACATCATTCAATCGTAATTTCCCAACCCACGCTCATTGGTCGTTCCAATTCCTGCCAAGTTCTAATACTAAGACACGAAGACGGAGATGTAATCCGTGCAATccgtcaacgtttcaactgtCGTTCGAGTGGAAGAGAAATTTGTGATTTTCCAAAAGAAGGCTATGCCCCTAGTAATTGTAGGACCTTGGACTCCACCTCAGTCGACGTGAGGTTGTCTAGCTCGACGTACTTCTCAACTCCGCGTTCTGGAGGGGACGGAATGTGTCAGGGCTTGAAGTGAACCCGAAGTTTACAAAACTTCGCGTACCAAACCGAGCGAAGACTCGCGCAGGGGTCCCATTTGCCTCTCGAATAAGAATAGGGAGATCTGCGTTGTGGTCTTTAATAGTTGGGTATCTGTTCAGAATGAATTGCCTAAATTTCCGGTCAGCCCATTGCTATTAGGAAAAGAAAGTGAAGTAGACCTTGTTCCGGCAGATGCTTGCCCCGTCTGAGAACAGAGTATTCTAATCTCTCGCAACGCTGGAGAAAAGGCTCTAGCGAAGGACATGATGAGATGAAACCGAGATGAAGGCAGGAGGATGGCGTGACTTGATATATTACATAATCCGTTCCCTTCTGTTCGTTGAACCCAGACTTTTCCCCTCACCGCCATGGACGACGAGCAGCGACAGAACGATGACTGGGCCAACAACCGAAACAACCGACTTCCCtccttcactgaagttctGTCCAGGAAAACCCGGCCACCGGTCGATCTTTTCATGTTTTAGTGGGTGTCTGAAACGCTCCTCGCCTATGTGATTGACTAACCAAGTTATTCTGTATAGTCTGTTTCTACAGAGAGAAGGCGCTGAGGATATCCTTGACTTCTGGCTAGATGTACAGCAGCATGAAAATCTCTGCCGTGCGTATTTTAAGGACGTTAGAAAATCCGGTCGCACCATCAAGGAGGATTGGCCCCAATATTGGGATTACGCTCGTCGCCGTGGCTCAATCTATGGTACTGTCGTCGGTCTACATCCTCAAGATGCCCTTGCAACGAAGAGAAGCACCGCGAGTACAGGAGACATGCTCAGCGAACAGGATAAGCGAAACCTTGCATCTCCAGAGGAGAAAGGTCGCTCAACTTCGCCACGGCCTGTGATGTCCGAGCAAACTCACATTGACTCGACCTCACCGATCAATGACCCGTTTGCGCGTTCTACGACACCTTTCTCGTTGTCAGGACGCACTCCAACCCTTTTCAATAAACGCGCATCACGCGCACCAACAGTCATCCCACGATCTTCAGCAATCACGCGTCTAGATTTAATTGCTTCTGCAGAACGAATCTACTACCGCTACCTCTCTCCTGCAGGTCAAGCGGTCAATTCTGAGGAAAATCACGAAATATACCTCCCTCCCTCTCTTCGTATacattcttttcctttgagCTCTTCGTCGGAACCCAAGACCCAAACCGAGCACGCGATTATGGCCCAGATCCCTGACATGTTCCATGCTCAGAAGGAGTATTGTTTCCGTGCCATGGAGCAGGATGCCTTCCCTCGCTTCTTACGAGCCAAGGCCTTTGGGAATCTCACCCCAGTTTCATCTCTTGTGAGACTCATACTGGGATTGATAGTACTCTGGATTGGGCTTGCCGTAGCCTTTTCACTGGTATTCCTCGACGTTCAACCTAAATCTAAACGATtttttgtaagcgagtttTTTTTATTCATCAGGTCTAGAAGCTTATCTACAATTACGTTCAAAAGCTTTTCCTTCCGTTCACTGTCGCCATCCTATTCCTTATTTCACACCAGTACGAACTCGACCCCATCTTAGTCTTTCTCAGACAGTCCGAGACAACACCGTTCCGGACGCTCACTATCCGAGAGCCATATGTCAAGAAGCTCTTACTTGGTCGTGCAATATGGGTATCAGTACTGGTAGCAGCCTTTGTGACAGCATTGACTATGTTGTTCTGGGCCGTGCCTGGGCATAGACTATAACAAATTTCACTTGGGTCTTTCCATAACGATTCTACATGACCTCTTTCTTATCGTCACTATATTAGTTATTTCCGAAGTTTTCTCCTTGGTTCCTGTATTGATTATCTCTTACCGTGTTATCGTGTTGCATGGTCCATTATTGATCCGCTCCTCGTTCCTCCTCCACTTTTAGGATACCCTCAGTCTACTACTATGAACCACCCCTAACTTGACACTCTTTTATCCCTCTCGCCTATTattcttgatttcttcatGCTGACGTTGGCATTGTAGTTCTTCTATCTCTGCAACCAATCAGCTCGTCTCCGGTGCCGGAAACAACAGCCTCGGGTGTGGTCTGTCAGATTGGTGACTTTGGTGGCAAGGTACGCCCGTGCCCATCTGGACTTTCGGGCGTTCTACTATGTGTATTCTTCCCGGGGAATCGAGTACAATACAACGCTTAGATCAACTATTTATTACACCAATGCTCTGGTTCGCGACGGGGTGTGGTAGAGTAACGATTCAATAAATTCTTGCCTTCGGTAATGTCCATATTCTGATTCGAGTGGACCTATCTGGCCGTACGTCCTCGTCTTCAGAGAATATTTTGCACCAAAGGTCGCCAGATTTTTGAATAATCCAATTGATGAAGGTTGGGATTCTGCCCACGCAAACACAATGACCACCTCATTAACTTCTTACGACACTGGCAAAGAAAAACGTGAATTTGGACCACGCATTGCTGGACCAGGAGCTACAGGACGATAAGGACGAGCACCACCCCCGCCGTGGAAGGTCTTCCACACGCTATCAGACGAAGAACGGCGAGTCGACGTTTCTAGTGTTTCCGGGGATGCTTCAGAGAAGAAAATCAGTCAAAGAAAGAACCTCTTTGACttgaatgataatgaaagCGCTACGGTACCTGCGAATCCGACATATCCTCCCAATACTCTTGTACCGCAATAGAGGATAATACAAACGACCGGCTACAAGGGAATGAATATAAGGGTGCAGACTCCAGAGACACCAACCAAAGAGACAAGGACAGGTGTACCAGCTATGGCGGTTGTATATAGATTAGTACTAGGGAAAATGAGGATAACGGCGGGGAGGGTTGGATAGCACGGGGTTCCTCTTCGATAACTGAATCGTCCACCACTGATCGAGTTATCGGAGCAAAGGGATTGTCGATTGTAGAAGAACGTATTAGCAGTCACCATGACTCGGACGAGCATGACAGCAAGGTAGTCCACTCGTTTCAGAACTCGAGGATGTGCCATAGAATAATGTTTCTAGCTGAGGCGAACATTCCAAGTGACAGCCCAGTCAAAACGTAACGCTTAAATTATTCACCCACAACAAAATGAAGAATGCCCGTATGAAGAGTGGGGCAAAAGCGTGCAAGTTCGGTGGGGGTATTCTCGCCCTTCCAATTAAGCGGTATTCCTGACATACTGCAGCTGGGGCCTACTGTCCTGGGAAGATACATCTTTCCTTGAAGGATGCTGCATATACCGGAAATGGTACAGCAGCCATCAACAAGCAGGTGCGCAGTGTGCGCCATTAACGGAATACCAACGAATGGTATCATTGTCAGTCACCTCTACATTTTCGATACTCGCCAATACAGCCAATCGAAGTAGTAGAGAAAGATGATGGATGGCTGACCAATGTTAATGAGGTCTCGGGGCTTGAGGAGATGTACTAAAATCGACCGATTTGACGCATCACTTGATTGTTGTGACAGACAGGGTGAATAAGTACATTCACATCTCAACGTCCAAGAAGTACTCGGGCAGTATGTATGCGAGCTTCTTTCTATCATCTGGGTTTTGCTTTGAGGAAGGCGGCATGGAGAGCTTCATTGTCCCGACCTCCTCCAAAAGTATATTAGAGTTCCTTCCGTCGCCACCAGTGCTGCCTTTATCGCTCAGGGCCTGATGAAGATCCTCCAAGATCGTAGCGGCGACATGGCGAGACGTGTCTGCATTTGCGTTCAAGGTCTTAAACACCTCGGTGGCGGTCACTGCTTCCGAACCAGGACGCCAAGAATCATAATCTGTAGCGGTTGCAATGAGAGCATAGCTTGACGAGAAGAATCAATACGAAGCGAGAAAAAGAGCTTTTGTCGAATCTGCATACCTTAGTTCAGCCTCTCTTGCCAATTTTGCTTCAGGTAGTACGCTCATATTGATGATGTCGGCTCCCCATTGACGGTACATCAAGCTTTCGGCACGGGTGGAAAACTGAGGACCTTCCATGCAAACAACGCACTTTTCTGTGAACAGCTTGACGCCGCGACCCTCACTGTCCAGCGCTTTCCGGATTTTATCCTCCAGCCACTTCACTAATCTGTTGCTGAAAGGGTCACCAAATGCAGCATGGGCAACGATGGTTGTCTCTTCAAAGAAAGAAACGGGGCGAACACCCTTTGTGCGATCAATGATTTGATCGGGTAAGACGAATGATCCTGGAGCAATCTCTTCTCGTAGGGAACCGACCGCAGAGAATGCAAGGATTGCACGAACACCAACCGATTTAAGTGCGGCGATGTTAGCACGAGCAGGAATATTGGATGGGTGCAAAGTGTGGTTGTGTCCGTGTCTGGCTAGAAATGCGATCTTCGTCCCAGATGGAAGGGAAAAGATGGTTAACGGGGAGCTTGGAAGGCCCCATGGCTGTTAATACGAATGTAAAAAGAAGTTGAGCTATTAGAGAGGCAGCTTGTACCGTTTCGGGATTAACGGTCTTTCTGATCGATGTTAACAAACAAGCTGCATCCCGTTCAGTAGAGCGTTCTTACACGAAAGTAAGATTGTCTAAGTGGTATAATCCACTTCCACCAATCACACCAACTGATACTGAAAGAGAGTTAATATAATCCGGAGACAAATGAAAGGAATTGAATCTTTACCGTTATCATGATCACCTCCAGACATAGTTGACGAGTTGACGAGAAGGTTTGTAAGGCGTGGGAACGGCTGATGGACTCTGCATGATGGACCGCCTGCAGTACGACAATCGGACTCTGTGCACCTTGTATATCAAGGACCATTGACCAAAGTAGGTCCTCGCAGTTGCTCTTCACTTACATCTCTAAAAACATGTCGTTTTCTCTAGGGTCCTATGGCTCTTACTCCCCATGCGTCAGACTTGGAAGATGACTTGAAACGGATGATTACGATCGTGTTCTGGTACAGTGTCAGTGAACAATCACCCTATATTGCTAAAACTAATCGAACTTTGATATGCAGCCCGACACCGAGCCACTTCGCCTTCAACAAATAGCTCCTCAATTTCCTCTCTTTCAGCTTTCACGATTGACGTCTCTGGTAGCAGACTTGGGGTTAACTGAAAATTCATATCTTGACACCTACAATCATCAGTTCGGAAGTTGGGAGCAGCACACTATTTCGACAATCCGAATCGTCGAGAGGAATCAGAGGCTGTTGTATCGTATACGGAGAAACTTATTGAATGGCCTTCGTGAAGATGAATGTCTAACTTTGGACGAAGAAATTGAAATGCAACCTGCACCAACTTCTCCTTCCAGCAAACGCCCAGCCTCAGACGGTGAACAAGTATCTCCACCTTCAAAAAAACGGCCCACACCTGGTGCTCAGTTCTTGGGAACGAGTGCATCTCATCCCTCTCATTCTTCATCCGGCACGCTTGTCAAGGACGGGAGTGCTGTATTACCATTATCTCCCGCACCTTTGTCGATTTTTCCCAAGTCATCAGAGAACGGGGAAGGATACGTCCCTTCGACATATCAACACCAAAGCTTTTTCAGTGCCCCAGAGACACCTGAGACAGTCACACTCCCTATGCATCTCCTCAACCCTCCCTCTGAACCGGCTCCTATTCCTtatcatccacatccaccGCTCAGGCGTTGGCCAAATGACTACACCGTTGCCCAACTTTCTCAAGGATTCCTTGCGCTGGAGGCACTCTCTTCACATTCGCACGTGACGGTAATCACCTCTGACGGCGAAAGGGTTAGCGTCGCTACCCCGAACATGTCTCAAAAAGCTGCCTTTGAACGGGTATTCCGGACACGTTATGTAAAGTCAACAGTATGTCGCCATCGTAGTGTCTGGAAAAGAGCTCCC
Coding sequences:
- a CDS encoding uncharacterized protein (BUSCO:EOG092644N1); the encoded protein is MASSSSNVTLAIYKSCFDMTGQRLKLTTAQPFVPTFVQSSVTQASDPSEIYASRVHERRILLENPVRGSHIRKDREKKRQRRTAYKQKKVGIMGRREAKKKGVWKLDDSQAKFKLFLPLHQLWMGYMSELLGLPQEGPSNRPPNIKDVPSTAGMHAKLVKADFHGSLMTVRQSKCPSLIGISGIVIHESENAIRVVTRRDEVKLIPKQNSIFVFAVPVYSTLPPTHKPNNAFPVPTITDTSVSDVPHMEFELYGNQFRFRSADRAGRKFKHKETIELA
- a CDS encoding uncharacterized protein (BUSCO:EOG09263KB4), yielding MSGGDHDNVSVGVIGGSGLYHLDNLTFVKTVNPETPWGLPSSPLTIFSLPSGTKIAFLARHGHNHTLHPSNIPARANIAALKSVGVRAILAFSAVGSLREEIAPGSFVLPDQIIDRTKGVRPVSFFEETTIVAHAAFGDPFSNRLVKWLEDKIRKALDSEGRGVKLFTEKCVVCMEGPQFSTRAESLMYRQWGADIINMSVLPEAKLAREAELSYALIATATDYDSWRPGSEAVTATEVFKTLNANADTSRHVAATILEDLHQALSDKGSTGGDGRNSNILLEEVGTMKLSMPPSSKQNPDDRKKLAYILPEYFLDVEM